A portion of the Celeribacter indicus genome contains these proteins:
- a CDS encoding DUF6927 domain-containing protein, producing the protein MGWLFYTDGRVQTYADEKAEIARLCTSHGERRKTELVKACKVGSTWYAAAKVTNIDGTPVEDTTYVTDADGSITFAAVFLTRYDDGCWGYKDMEESAGPVESRAPLSLLALLSELKDPDSYAHAWRQRCQDWAAIPDYEEGDKIKLAAPVTLTDGSTCQIVTATHYRRGRQKRRCYRIEETGGLVRLSKASLAGSELLSSAKGAASPVLAEFLAGRN; encoded by the coding sequence ATGGGTTGGCTCTTCTACACCGACGGCCGCGTCCAGACCTACGCGGATGAGAAAGCGGAGATTGCCCGGCTCTGCACCTCTCATGGCGAAAGGCGCAAGACGGAACTGGTCAAAGCCTGCAAGGTGGGTTCGACTTGGTACGCGGCGGCAAAGGTCACAAATATCGACGGCACCCCTGTCGAAGACACGACCTATGTCACCGATGCGGATGGCTCCATCACTTTCGCCGCCGTATTCCTTACCCGATATGATGACGGCTGCTGGGGCTACAAGGACATGGAGGAAAGCGCGGGACCGGTCGAATCCCGCGCGCCACTGAGCCTATTGGCCCTGCTGTCCGAGCTGAAAGACCCAGACAGCTATGCTCATGCCTGGCGCCAGCGCTGCCAGGACTGGGCTGCGATCCCGGACTACGAGGAAGGCGACAAGATCAAGCTCGCAGCACCTGTGACGCTCACCGATGGCAGTACCTGCCAGATTGTCACCGCGACCCACTACAGGCGCGGGCGGCAAAAGCGCCGCTGCTACCGCATCGAGGAAACTGGTGGGCTCGTACGCCTGTCGAAGGCCTCGCTTGCGGGCTCGGAGCTGCTCAGCTCCGCGAAAGGTGCGGCTAGCCCGGTGCTGGCGGAGTTCCTGGCGGGGCGAAATTAG
- a CDS encoding DUF6330 family protein, with product MSRKEPKTLRVACFNDGRRKIIVFKRGAYWWSPSEGAYPLSAALESIKHQGGWIETIPNPNYRARGLFG from the coding sequence ATGTCACGTAAGGAACCCAAGACGCTGCGGGTGGCCTGCTTCAACGACGGCCGCCGCAAGATCATCGTCTTCAAGCGCGGTGCCTATTGGTGGAGCCCGTCCGAGGGCGCTTATCCGCTCTCGGCAGCGCTCGAGAGCATCAAGCACCAAGGCGGCTGGATCGAAACCATCCCCAACCCGAACTACAGAGCCAGAGGGCTGTTCGGGTAA
- a CDS encoding ArdC family protein — MARSRTPKFDASEVITNEIIRIIERGVLPWRKPWTAGGSSRPLRVGGEPYQGVNNFLLTMRTVMAGHSSPFWMTLPQANALDAKVRKGEKSSVVVYYGQSRRDAGDEHDHSDGDDHSEEARIFRFQKSYRVFNACQIEGLPDSFYPDPEPVPEHPPSEPIPHMQAFFDAIDITTVFTGTEAYYLPPVDKVYMPSITRFQDPRNFYGVWAHELAHATKAPHRLNRDFGLSKFGNTSYAREEIVAELTSVFLGQTLGFTAHTLEMNAAYLHNWLRVLRSDKGAIFKHAADAQRACDYLIARSETGRAGRSAEAA, encoded by the coding sequence ATGGCCCGATCCCGCACGCCCAAATTCGATGCCTCCGAGGTCATCACAAACGAAATCATCCGTATTATTGAGCGCGGCGTCCTGCCGTGGCGCAAGCCTTGGACCGCAGGTGGCAGCTCTCGTCCCCTGCGCGTGGGCGGTGAACCCTACCAGGGGGTGAACAACTTTCTGCTGACGATGCGGACCGTGATGGCGGGCCACAGCTCTCCCTTCTGGATGACGCTGCCGCAGGCCAATGCGTTGGACGCAAAGGTCCGCAAGGGCGAGAAGTCCTCTGTCGTCGTTTACTACGGTCAAAGCCGGAGAGACGCCGGCGATGAGCATGATCACAGCGACGGGGATGATCACTCCGAGGAAGCCCGTATCTTCCGCTTCCAGAAATCCTACCGTGTGTTCAATGCCTGCCAGATCGAGGGCTTGCCCGACAGCTTCTACCCTGACCCGGAGCCCGTGCCCGAGCATCCGCCGTCCGAGCCCATCCCGCACATGCAGGCGTTTTTCGATGCCATCGACATCACGACCGTCTTCACAGGAACGGAAGCGTACTACCTGCCGCCCGTGGACAAGGTTTACATGCCGTCCATCACGCGGTTCCAGGACCCGCGCAATTTCTACGGGGTCTGGGCCCATGAGCTGGCCCATGCCACGAAAGCCCCGCATCGACTGAACCGAGATTTCGGTCTCTCGAAATTCGGCAACACCTCTTACGCGCGCGAAGAGATCGTCGCAGAATTGACCTCGGTGTTCCTGGGTCAAACGCTTGGCTTCACGGCGCATACGCTCGAGATGAATGCCGCCTATCTCCACAACTGGTTGCGCGTTCTTCGGTCGGACAAGGGTGCGATCTTCAAGCACGCCGCAGATGCGCAGCGCGCCTGCGACTATCTGATCGCCAGATCGGAGACGGGCAGGGCAGGGCGCAGTGCCGAGGCCGCCTGA
- a CDS encoding ParB/RepB/Spo0J family partition protein — translation MTTSFAPLTVAIGDLVPHPANVRSNAPETYDPENIAHLKASIAVLGLLQPLLVQKLDGKYAVLAGGRRHAALKELVADKATKEFTAKTNVDCRLVPEDCDVTTALSLAENITQAPMNAIDEFEAFARMMEVDGQTPETIAKTFGTTVAAVKGRLRYGLIHPDIRAAARGKVITLDTMKAFAEHPSQEAQREVFEALTKDGGYLQAYTVRQALKSRGVQVSDDIGAFVRADYEARGGAVAADLLEEHSVLEDAALVETILLEKLGAAAEEARTRLGFAWADAMVRYDYATMADYGRVYPGPIEPDEAAQKRVDEITAELEKLQLEMEDEGLEDGAYNALYDRVDALEEEARDLQEAYSAEDLARSGVIASWSGGQVTLHVGLVRPEDTVKKEGARGSSASPTGEEAPDAGEITYPASLAEDLKTERAMALGAAMALHPEATLDLTLFKLVSDVLASGMSVTQAIKIDARKEYRSHAKMDEIDETSLEQVAAAHDALDLSWLDDTRAPADQFAAFRALEAGEKAKLVAYATASTTQSCFARDRQRDSLMHAFEIEIMPDIRAHWTPNAALFNRFKKAWLLKILGEDLGLAQEAVTLASSSKKEIVAFCDKLFAEPFATLTDTQRAAVAAWCPPMMQTAGVACDEAEPTVETPEPDSEVAQAA, via the coding sequence ATGACCACAAGCTTTGCTCCCCTTACCGTTGCTATCGGCGATCTCGTCCCGCATCCCGCCAATGTACGCAGCAACGCGCCGGAAACCTATGATCCCGAGAACATCGCCCATCTGAAGGCCAGCATCGCCGTTCTGGGTCTCCTGCAGCCTCTCCTGGTCCAGAAGCTCGACGGCAAATACGCAGTGCTCGCCGGTGGCCGACGCCATGCCGCGCTGAAGGAGCTGGTCGCGGACAAGGCCACCAAGGAGTTCACGGCGAAGACCAATGTCGACTGCCGCCTCGTGCCGGAAGACTGCGACGTCACCACGGCACTGTCGCTCGCCGAGAACATCACCCAAGCGCCGATGAATGCCATCGACGAGTTCGAGGCTTTCGCCCGGATGATGGAGGTCGACGGCCAGACGCCCGAGACCATCGCAAAGACCTTCGGCACGACCGTCGCCGCCGTGAAAGGCCGGTTGCGCTATGGCCTTATCCACCCCGACATCCGCGCCGCGGCACGGGGCAAGGTGATCACGCTCGACACGATGAAAGCCTTTGCCGAGCACCCGAGCCAGGAGGCGCAGCGCGAGGTCTTCGAGGCGCTCACGAAGGACGGCGGCTATCTGCAGGCCTATACCGTTCGACAGGCGCTCAAATCCCGCGGCGTGCAGGTCAGCGACGATATCGGGGCCTTCGTGCGCGCGGACTACGAGGCGCGGGGCGGCGCCGTCGCGGCCGATCTTCTGGAAGAACATTCCGTGCTCGAGGATGCAGCACTGGTCGAGACCATCTTGCTCGAGAAGCTCGGTGCGGCTGCCGAAGAGGCCCGCACGAGGCTGGGCTTTGCCTGGGCCGATGCGATGGTGCGGTATGATTACGCGACAATGGCCGACTACGGCCGCGTCTATCCCGGCCCGATCGAGCCCGACGAGGCCGCCCAGAAGCGCGTGGATGAAATCACCGCCGAGCTTGAGAAATTGCAGCTCGAAATGGAGGACGAGGGGCTCGAGGACGGTGCCTACAATGCCCTTTACGACCGCGTCGACGCTCTGGAAGAGGAAGCCCGCGACCTGCAGGAGGCCTACAGCGCCGAGGACCTCGCGCGGTCTGGGGTAATCGCGTCCTGGTCGGGCGGGCAGGTGACCCTCCATGTTGGCCTCGTCCGCCCGGAAGACACCGTCAAAAAGGAGGGCGCGCGCGGCTCCTCGGCTAGCCCGACCGGGGAGGAGGCCCCAGACGCCGGCGAAATCACTTATCCAGCCTCACTGGCCGAGGATCTCAAGACCGAGCGCGCCATGGCGCTCGGGGCCGCGATGGCGCTGCATCCGGAAGCCACGCTCGATCTGACGCTCTTCAAGCTGGTCAGTGACGTTCTGGCCAGTGGCATGAGTGTCACGCAGGCGATCAAGATCGATGCCCGCAAGGAATACCGCAGCCATGCCAAGATGGACGAGATCGACGAGACCTCGCTCGAGCAGGTGGCGGCGGCGCATGATGCGCTTGATCTGTCCTGGCTCGATGACACCCGCGCGCCCGCCGATCAGTTCGCGGCGTTTCGCGCGCTGGAGGCCGGCGAGAAGGCCAAGCTCGTGGCCTATGCCACGGCCAGCACCACGCAGTCCTGCTTCGCGCGGGACCGCCAGCGCGACAGCCTGATGCATGCGTTCGAGATCGAGATCATGCCCGACATTCGCGCCCACTGGACGCCGAATGCGGCCCTCTTCAACCGCTTCAAGAAGGCCTGGCTCCTGAAGATCCTCGGCGAGGATCTGGGTCTGGCCCAGGAGGCTGTGACGCTGGCCTCGTCGAGCAAGAAGGAGATCGTGGCCTTCTGCGACAAGCTCTTCGCCGAGCCCTTCGCCACGCTCACGGATACACAGCGCGCTGCCGTGGCCGCCTGGTGCCCGCCGATGATGCAGACCGCCGGTGTCGCCTGTGACGAGGCGGAGCCCACTGTGGAAACCCCGGAGCCTGACAGCGAGGTCGCGCAAGCGGCCTGA
- a CDS encoding type II toxin-antitoxin system YhaV family toxin: protein MSGDSVPAQAPLVVNGWSIYAHPLFLDQLEGLIEEVEARKARDPKTWRKKNPTKRLAAIFKLVTEAIPADPGAAAFRQGGTLGDHRKHWFRAKFFQQYRLFYRFNSDAKVIVVAWVNDDKTLRAYGSKTDAYATFKGMLEDGNPPDNFDALLKEAAAAGKRFETSLEAVPDR from the coding sequence ATGAGCGGCGATAGCGTGCCCGCCCAAGCGCCCCTTGTCGTAAACGGATGGTCGATTTATGCGCATCCGCTCTTTCTGGATCAGCTCGAAGGGCTGATTGAAGAGGTCGAGGCGCGTAAGGCACGCGATCCTAAGACCTGGCGCAAGAAAAACCCGACGAAACGGCTGGCCGCCATCTTCAAGCTGGTCACCGAGGCCATACCGGCAGATCCGGGTGCCGCCGCCTTCCGGCAAGGCGGCACACTCGGCGATCACCGCAAGCATTGGTTCCGGGCGAAATTCTTCCAGCAGTATCGGCTGTTCTATCGGTTCAACAGCGATGCGAAGGTCATCGTGGTGGCCTGGGTGAACGACGACAAGACCCTGCGCGCCTACGGCAGCAAGACGGATGCCTATGCGACGTTCAAAGGGATGCTGGAAGATGGCAATCCACCTGACAATTTCGACGCGCTCTTGAAAGAAGCTGCAGCGGCGGGCAAGCGGTTCGAAACTTCCCTTGAAGCGGTGCCCGATCGGTAA
- a CDS encoding VIT1/CCC1 transporter family protein, translated as MSRLSHSEIHMVHRIGWLRAAVLGANDGLVSTASLVVGVAAAGSGKPEVMIAGLAGLMAGAMSMAAGEYVSVSSQTDAEQADLARESRELEETPEAELEELTRIYVERGLDRDLAEKVAVQLTERDALGSHARDELGISETVAARPIQAALVSALTFAVGAVLPLIVVMLVPEAQIAPLVAGSTILGLAVLGGLGASAGGAGIVRGAARVTLWGALAMAATAGVGALFGVAVG; from the coding sequence ATGAGCCGTCTATCACATTCTGAAATCCATATGGTGCATCGCATCGGCTGGCTGCGGGCCGCCGTTCTCGGGGCCAATGATGGTCTTGTCTCGACTGCGAGCCTCGTCGTCGGCGTCGCGGCCGCAGGCTCCGGCAAGCCCGAGGTCATGATCGCCGGGCTGGCCGGGCTTATGGCTGGCGCGATGTCCATGGCGGCGGGGGAGTATGTCTCGGTCAGCTCGCAAACTGACGCCGAACAGGCGGACCTCGCCCGAGAGAGCCGTGAGCTCGAGGAAACGCCCGAGGCCGAGCTCGAGGAACTAACCCGGATTTATGTTGAAAGGGGGCTGGACCGCGACCTGGCGGAAAAGGTTGCCGTGCAACTGACTGAACGTGACGCGCTCGGATCGCATGCGCGCGACGAACTTGGCATTTCGGAAACCGTTGCCGCCCGCCCTATTCAGGCCGCTCTGGTGTCCGCACTGACCTTCGCCGTTGGGGCGGTGCTGCCCCTGATCGTCGTAATGCTGGTCCCGGAGGCGCAGATCGCTCCCCTGGTGGCGGGATCGACGATCCTTGGCCTTGCGGTTCTTGGCGGATTGGGTGCTTCCGCCGGCGGCGCAGGCATCGTTCGTGGGGCCGCAAGGGTCACGCTATGGGGCGCGCTTGCCATGGCCGCGACAGCCGGGGTCGGTGCGCTGTTCGGGGTCGCCGTAGGCTAG
- a CDS encoding DUF3768 domain-containing protein produces MSMTVQPQPDRPDPTVIAAQNDAFRKLACLGVPPVQPIQGRMHVTRALMEADDGFMAEAVKATGAFDTFEPENDPEGWHDFGAVEIRGETVFWKIDLYEADSDFRYGAETPDNPATTVRVLTIMLARDW; encoded by the coding sequence ATGTCCATGACCGTTCAACCCCAGCCAGACCGTCCAGATCCGACCGTGATCGCGGCGCAAAACGACGCGTTTCGCAAGCTCGCGTGCCTTGGGGTGCCGCCCGTGCAGCCCATTCAGGGCCGCATGCATGTCACTCGCGCGCTTATGGAAGCCGATGACGGCTTCATGGCCGAGGCGGTGAAGGCCACCGGTGCGTTCGATACATTCGAGCCCGAGAATGACCCTGAAGGCTGGCACGATTTTGGCGCGGTCGAGATCCGGGGCGAGACCGTGTTCTGGAAAATCGATCTCTATGAAGCAGACTCGGATTTCCGCTACGGGGCTGAGACCCCGGACAATCCTGCCACCACCGTCCGCGTGCTGACCATCATGCTGGCGCGCGACTGGTAG
- a CDS encoding type II toxin-antitoxin system PrlF family antitoxin, translated as MTALAQDVSKLTDRYQTTVPAGVRKQLKLGKGDQIRYCTEPSGRVYIEPVRSDEEDPVLGAFLDFVEADIKAHPDRIRAFDGALHDRLAALVGDVDVDLDAPLSLEDE; from the coding sequence ATGACAGCCCTCGCACAAGATGTCTCGAAACTCACGGATCGGTATCAGACGACCGTGCCGGCGGGTGTGCGCAAACAGCTCAAGCTGGGCAAGGGCGACCAGATTCGTTACTGCACCGAGCCGAGTGGCAGGGTCTATATCGAGCCCGTGCGCAGCGACGAGGAAGATCCCGTGCTCGGAGCCTTTCTCGATTTTGTCGAGGCCGATATCAAGGCGCATCCGGACCGCATTCGGGCGTTCGATGGGGCTTTGCATGACCGTCTTGCAGCACTGGTCGGAGACGTTGACGTCGATCTCGATGCGCCGCTATCGCTCGAGGATGAATGA
- a CDS encoding heavy metal translocating P-type ATPase — MEQTRTDRFKTALLLMAATGLIVGLAFYLAGQPEIANLIWIAGVVPALAALVVEIVRSIGRGEVGLDIVAALSMTAALVFGETLAAAVVAVMYSGGTFLEAFAEGRARRSMQDLLSRVPRTATRHCNGALEEVPLDELAPGDRLLIRQGDVVPVDGTVASDTAFLDTSALTGESLPVRLARGADAMSGSTNAGEAFDLTATREAKDSTYAGIVRLVEEAQASKAPMSRLADRWSLGFLVVTVSIAFVAWWFTGDPIRAVAVLVVATPCPLILAVPVALVAGLSRAAHFGVLIKGAGPLETMARIRTLILDKTGTLTDGRPQIVSIDSHDGMTEDDILRLAAALDQASKHPVAQAIVAAAKARGLALPVPAEVAEFPGEGVVGDVEGRSVIVGGDGFVASRVGRPGGDHPAKGAGSVLVAVAVDGRMAGHLVMSDPLREGASAMLEGLRRQGISRILLATGDRADVAERVTEGLGLDGLRAGLTPDQKVLLVLSERKHGPVMMVGDGVNDAPALAAADVGVAMGARGAAASAEAADVVLLVDRIDRLGPGIEIARASRRIAVESVVAGIGLSVLGMIAAAFGYLTPVQGALLQEVIDVAVILNALRALRIAPQEPATGKPQAIMSEQADIVQGATP, encoded by the coding sequence ATGGAACAGACCCGTACCGATCGCTTCAAGACCGCACTCCTGCTGATGGCCGCAACCGGGCTGATCGTGGGACTCGCATTCTACCTTGCGGGCCAACCAGAGATCGCGAACCTGATCTGGATTGCAGGAGTTGTTCCCGCGCTCGCAGCGCTTGTGGTCGAAATCGTCCGGAGCATTGGGCGCGGCGAGGTGGGCCTCGATATCGTCGCCGCGCTCTCCATGACCGCGGCGCTCGTCTTCGGCGAGACGCTCGCAGCGGCGGTCGTTGCGGTGATGTATTCGGGCGGCACCTTCCTCGAAGCCTTCGCAGAGGGCCGCGCCCGTCGGTCGATGCAGGACCTCCTGTCCCGCGTGCCCCGGACCGCGACCCGGCACTGCAACGGTGCGCTGGAGGAGGTGCCGCTCGACGAACTCGCCCCCGGTGATCGCCTGCTGATCCGGCAGGGCGACGTGGTGCCGGTAGACGGCACAGTGGCCTCCGACACGGCCTTCCTCGACACCTCGGCGCTGACCGGCGAGTCCCTGCCAGTCCGGCTGGCGCGCGGGGCCGACGCCATGAGCGGCTCGACCAATGCGGGCGAGGCCTTCGACCTGACGGCGACGCGCGAAGCCAAGGACAGCACCTATGCCGGGATCGTTCGCCTGGTGGAGGAGGCGCAGGCCTCCAAAGCGCCGATGTCCCGGCTGGCCGACCGCTGGTCGCTGGGCTTTCTGGTCGTCACCGTCAGTATCGCCTTCGTGGCGTGGTGGTTCACCGGTGATCCGATCCGCGCGGTTGCCGTTCTGGTCGTCGCCACGCCCTGTCCGCTGATCCTCGCCGTGCCGGTCGCACTGGTCGCCGGCCTGTCGCGTGCGGCGCATTTTGGCGTGCTGATCAAGGGCGCAGGGCCGCTCGAGACGATGGCGCGGATCCGCACGCTGATCCTCGACAAAACGGGGACGCTGACGGATGGCCGTCCACAGATCGTCTCGATCGACAGCCACGATGGCATGACCGAGGACGACATCCTCCGCCTCGCCGCCGCGCTCGATCAGGCATCGAAACACCCCGTGGCGCAGGCCATCGTCGCTGCCGCAAAGGCGCGGGGCCTTGCGCTGCCCGTGCCGGCCGAGGTCGCCGAGTTTCCCGGCGAAGGGGTCGTGGGCGATGTCGAGGGCCGCAGCGTGATCGTCGGGGGCGACGGTTTTGTGGCTTCCCGGGTCGGGCGACCGGGGGGCGATCACCCCGCCAAGGGCGCCGGATCGGTCTTGGTCGCTGTTGCGGTCGATGGCCGAATGGCCGGGCATCTGGTGATGTCAGATCCTCTGCGCGAGGGCGCGAGCGCCATGCTGGAAGGTCTCCGCCGCCAAGGCATCTCGCGCATTCTGCTCGCCACCGGCGACCGCGCGGACGTGGCCGAGCGCGTGACCGAGGGGCTGGGCCTCGACGGGCTGCGGGCCGGTCTGACGCCGGATCAAAAGGTGTTACTGGTGCTTTCCGAGCGTAAACACGGGCCGGTGATGATGGTGGGTGATGGTGTCAACGACGCGCCCGCCCTGGCCGCAGCCGATGTAGGCGTGGCAATGGGGGCACGGGGCGCCGCGGCCTCGGCCGAGGCGGCGGACGTGGTGCTGCTCGTCGACCGGATCGACCGGCTTGGGCCCGGGATCGAGATCGCGCGGGCGTCGCGCCGGATCGCTGTCGAAAGCGTGGTCGCGGGTATCGGTCTGTCGGTTCTCGGCATGATTGCCGCCGCTTTCGGGTATCTCACCCCGGTGCAGGGGGCGCTTCTGCAAGAGGTCATCGACGTCGCTGTTATCCTGAACGCCCTGCGCGCGCTGCGCATCGCGCCACAGGAGCCAGCTACGGGCAAACCACAGGCCATCATGTCAGAGCAAGCTGACATCGTTCAAGGAGCCACGCCATGA